A segment of the Desulfuromonadaceae bacterium genome:
ACTGGTCGGTAGGCAATACCCTTTCTCACCGCTCAAGGGAGACGCCAACGTCATGATCTTTCCCGATCTGCAATCGGGGAACATCACCTACAAACTGCTCAACAAACTGGGGGGTGCCGAGGCGGTCGGACCGATCCTGATGGGAATGAAAAAACCGGTACACGTCCTGCAGCGCGGTGATGATGTCTCGGATATTGTCAACATGGCCGCAGTGGCCGTCGTCGATGCCCAGGAGGTCGCAGAGAAACTGGTTTAATTGAGATCAGCTTCCCCCCCAAAGAGGCCGCGGATTGTTCTGCGGCCTCTTTGGGTTGTCGTGTGTGGTTACGACCGGTAATGTCACCGCAACGCAAACCCTTACCTTCCAGCCGAAAATTTATCCTTCCCCTGTACAAAGCAATCCTGCTAGAATGCGCGCGCAACTTAAAAGACTTATCAGTGTTCAGGAGAAGAATCATGCGCTATATCAGCACCCGTGGCGGAGTTAGCGGCATTTCATTCAAGGATGCCGTTATGATGGGACTTGCCGACGATGGCGGCCTGTTGCTGCCACAATCGATCCCCCGTCTGACCCCGGGGGATATCGACGCCCTGGGTATGCTCGATTATCCCGAGCTCGCTTTACAGATCATTTCCCGTTACGTCAGCGATATTCCTGCGGCGGATCTCAAAGATTTGATTGATCGCAGCTATGCAACCTTCGACCACCCGGAAATTACCCCGACAGTCAATAAGGATGGCATTTATATCCTTGAGTTATTTCACGGGCCAACGCTCGCATTCAAAGATGTTGCGCTTCAATTTCTTGGGAATTTATTTGAATACCTGCTCAAGGAACGTGGCGAACGGATGAATATCATCGGCGCGACGTCGGGGGATACCGGCAGTGCCGCGATCTACGGCGTACGCAGTAAGGAAAATATCAACATCTTTATTCTTCATCCGCACGGCAAGGTTTCCCCGGTGCAGGAACTGCAGATGACGACCGTAGCGGATGACAATGTCTTCAATTTTGCCATGGACGGGACTTTTGACGATTGCCAGTCGATCGTCAAGCAGATCTTCGGTGATCTTGAATTCAAAAAAAAATACGCCCTCGGCGCAGTAAATTCGATCAATTGGGCACGTGTTCTGGCGCAGATTGTTTACTATTTCTCCGCCTACGCCCAAGTCCGTGCGCAGACCAACTGCCAGGCAGTGACCTTCTCGATACCAACCGGCAACTTCGGGGATATTTTCGCAGGGTTCATTGCCAAGCGCATGGGGCTACCAATCCGCACCCTGATTCTGGCGACCAACGAAAATGACATCCTTACCCGTTTTGTCAATGCCGGTGACTACAGTATCAGCAGCGTACATCAAACGCTCTCCCCCTCGATGGATATTCAACTGGCAAGTAACCTGGAACGTTACTTGTATTATCTGTTTGATGAAGATCCACGCCGGGTTCGTGAGGCGATGGCGACATTTCAGGCCGAGGGACGGTTGCAGTTTGACAGCGCCACTGTTGCTCGCATCGGTGCTGATCTGCGCTCCGCCAGCGGCTCCAGTGCCGCAACAGTTACCACGATTAAAAACTTTTACACAGCAACCGGGTACACCCTCGACCCACATACTGCGGTGGGGGTCTACGCCGGACAACTTCTGGCTGACAGCGATATCCCCTTGATCTGCCTTGCCACCGCACATCCGGCAAAATTTGGTGCGGCGGTCCGCGAGGCCATCGGCCGTGACCCGGAATTACCTGCTGCAATCGCGGCTCTTGATCCGGCGCAAAAGCGGTGTAAAAAGATCCCCGCCGACATCGCTGTGGTGAAAATTTTTATTGCAGAAAATGCCTGTTGATTCTTCCCGGCTACACATAACAAGGCCTCCATTTTATGGAGGCCCGGCGTACCAACCAGCCCCGTTGTCCCCACGGAACAACGGGTTTTTAATTATCGGACAAGCGAAAAACTATTCGCAACAGGCGATCCCCTCTATTTCGATATCAACACCCTTTGGCAACGCACAGACCTGCACGCAGGCACGGGCGGGGGGGGCGTGTTTGAAATATTTACCGTAAATATCATTAACCACGGAAAAATCAGCCAGATCGGTAAGATAAATCGTTGTTTTGACGACCGCAGCGTAATCCAGCCCGGCGGCAGACAGAACCGCCCCGAGATTCTTCATCACCTGTTCAGTTTGGCCAGCAATATCCCCGTCGACCAAAGATCCATCAGCGCGCAACGGAATTTGCCCGGAGAAAAAAACCATGGGTCCGGCCTTGACCGCCTGTGAATAGGGACCAATGGCCGCCGGTGCGGTATCCGTTGTTATTATCTTTTTTTCCATCAAGACGTCTCCTGTCGCTGTCTTGTCCGTTCAATATCCTTCACTCCCTTGACCTTGCGCAACGTAGTAATCACTTTTTGCAAATGTTCAAGATCAACAATCTCAATGTCAAAAAGACAACTTGCCTGGCCGTCGCCAGAGGCGGAAACGTGGGCACTGACAATATTAACCTCATTTTTCGTCAAGGCTGCTGAAATATTTGCCAGCAAGCCTTTCTGGTCATTGCAGAAAACCCGAATGCCGACAACATGAAGTTCTTTTTTCCGACCATCCCACTCAACATCGACACGCCGCACCGGATCAATATCAAGCGTATGCGGGCACTCCGATGCATGAATCGAAACGCCATGTCCGCGGGTAATGAAGCCAACAATCGGGTCACCCGGAAGAGGGTTACAGCATTTGGCGAAACGCACGAGGATGTTATCTATCCCCTGGATGCGAATGGCACTGGATGGTTTTTTGCGGATCTTATCGAGAACCTGACCAATTTTCCCCTGTTTGACCGGCTTTTTAATTTCATTCTGCGGGATGACCGCGCCGACAACCTGCAATGAGGTTAACTTGCCATAACCAACGGTTGCAATCAGGTCGTCAACATTCGGCAGCCCGAATTCTTTCAATGCCCCATCCAGTTTTCCGGAAGCGATCAACTTGTTGAGATTGTAACCATGCTTACGAAAAGCTTTATCGAGTAACTCACGCCCGAGCTCCAGACTCTCTTCACGCTGTTCCGCTTTCAACCACTGGCGGATACGATTGCGCGCCTTGGAACTCTGTACAAAAGTCAGCCAGTCTTTACTGGGGCGTTGCTTCGGTGAGGTCAACACCTCAACCGTATCTCCATGATTGAGAACCGTTTTAAGTGGTACCATTTTTCCGTTAATGCGGGCACCATTGCAACGCAGTCCGACATCGGAGTGAACCCGAAAGGCAAAATCAACCGCCGTTGACCCGCGGGGCAAATCGAAGACATCCCCGTTCGGGGTAAAGACGTAGACTTCTTCCGGGAAAAGATCAACCTTGGCAGAAGTCATCGACTCGCCAGCGTCTTTCAACTCTTTTTGCCATTCAAGCAGCTGGCGCAGCCAATTGAACCGCCGTTCGTCGCGACCAACGGTGGGAAGCGACCCCTGCCCTTCCTTATACTTCCAATGTGCCGCGATACCTTCTTCGGCAATACGGTGCATTTCGTGGGTACGAATCTGGACTTCCATCCGTTCCCCATGAGGACCGATCACCGAGGTATGCAAGGATTGGTAAAGGTTCGCCTTCGGCATGGCGATATAATCCTTGAAACGTCCGGGAATCGGCTTCCACGTGGCATGGATCGTTCCCAGAACCGCGTAACAGTCGCGAACATTGTCAACCAGTACACGAAAGGCAATCAGATCGTAAATCTCATGAAGGTCAACCCCCTGGCGGGTTATTTTGTTATAAATCGAGCTCAGATGTTTGAACCGCCCGGAAACCTCGCCATGGATATCATGTTCCACCAATTTACCCTGAATGAGTTTTTGGACATCAGTCAGATAATCTTCGCGTTCCCCGCGATGACGGGCAACCTTGGCTTCCAGCTCGGCAAAAGCCACGGGATGCAGATAGCGAAAGGTCAAATCCTCGAGTTCACTTTTAATCCAGCTGATTCCCAACCGGTTGGCCAGTGGAACATAGATGTCACGCGTTTCCCGGACAATCGCTAGTTGCTGTTCTTCGGGCAGGAAGCCAAGGGTCCGCATATTGTGCAGCCGGTCGGCCAGTTTGACCAGAATGACACGCAGGTCGCGCGCCATGGCGAGCAGCATTTTACGAAAGCTTTCCGCCTGACGCTCTTCACCGGGGCGAAAGCTCATCTTCCCCAGTTTGGTTACACCGTCAACCAATTCGGCAACCTCGGGGGTAAACTCGTCCGCGATATATTTTTTGGTAACCGCAGTATTTTCAAGAACGTCGTGTAGCAGGGCAGCGGCAATCGACGGGATATCGAGACGCAAGTGTGTCAGGATCAGCGCTACTTCATAGGGGTGTGTATAAAACTGGTCACCAGAAAGACGTTGTTGTCCTTCATGAATTTGGACACAAAACAAACCGGCCTTGCGAATCAGCGCCAGATCGGTGCCCGGTATATAACCGGCGACTATTTCGAGGATGTCTTCTAAGCGAGTCATATCGATGGATAAAGAGATCACCAGGGCTACGGTGTGAACGACCGACGATCATTCAGGGTGGACAACGCGCCGGGCAACGATTAAACCCTGCCCGGCGGAGACGTGGATTTGTTTACTTGCGGTTCGGAATTTCGTATTCAACCCTGCCCGCGGCGATTTCGCGCAAGGCCAAAACGATATTTTTGTTCTCCGCCTTATTTTCGATCAGCGATGCGCCCCCCTTATAAAGCTGCTTCGAGCGCTTCGTGGCGACCATCACCAACAAAAAACGATTAGGAATCTGTTCCAGACAATCCTCAACTGTTACTCTTGCCATTATTTTACAGACCTTTCATGACACTTGACTGTTTAACTAAACCGACAGGCCTACCAGTTCCGCTACCGAGAAGGGAATCCGGCTGCGCTTGCACGCCTCTGCAATCACAATTGCTTTTAATTTGGATAATGCACTATCAAAATCATCGTTGGTGACAAGATAATCATACCAGTCGCCTGCCTGTAATTCGCTCCGCGCATTTTCCAGGCGATTGTTAATGACCTCATCACTCTCGGTGCCCCGCAACCGCAGCCGCCGCTCCAGCTCTGCCATGTCCGGAGGGACGATAAAGATAAAAACCGCGTGACTATAATTGCGACGTAACTGCTCAGCACCCTGAAAATCGATATCAAGCAACACGTCACAACCGTTCTGACGACAGCCATCAAGGGTTGCGAGTGCGGTTCCGTAATAATGACCATGAACCTCCGCCCACTCAGCAAACTCACCTTTATCAACCATCATGGAAAAAGATGATGCGGAGATAAAATGGTAGTCACGACCGGCTTTTTCAGCAGGACGCATCGCGCGCGTTGTGAAGGAAACAGACTGACGCAGATCAGGGAAAAAGTCAATCAGTTCCTTGCAGAGCGTCGTTTTCCCGGTCCCCGAGGGAGCCGAGACGACGAATATTATTCCTTCTCGTTCCATAACCTACTCGATGTTCTGCACCTGTTCGCGAATTTTTTCCAGCTCGGATTTGAGTGCAACTACAATGCGGCTCAATTCGATATCATTCGACTTTGAGCCCGAGGTATTCACCTCACGGTTCATTTCCTGAACCAGAAAATCCATCTGACGCCCGACCGGATCCGTACCCTGAAGAAGATCGCGGAACTGCTGCAGGTGGCTGTTCAAACGCGCTAATTCCTCACTGATATCAGAGCGATCAGCAAAAATTGCCAGCTCTTGCGCCACCCGTTGGGGATCATAGTCAAAATCTGTCCGCAATTTTTCCAGACGCGCCATCAGCTTGTCACGCCACTCAATCGGAACCATGGATGAACGCTCTGACAGTTGGCTGACCAGGGCGTCAACGGTATGCAAACGCACCTCCATATCCAGACAAGTCGCCTGGCCTTCATTGGCGCGCATCATCTTGATCGCGGCCAGGGCTGAATCCAGAGCGGAGAAAAGACCTTCACGCACATCGGCGAGGCTGATATCAGCCTCAGTCGTAACAATGACATCCCGCTGCGCAGCAATTAACTCCAGCGGGACGTCACCGGACAAACCCAGTTGGTGACGCAATTCCTCAAAAATCCTGACATAAGAAGCAGCCAGCGCGGAATTCAACTGGGGTATGATGGAATTCGATTCAGCAAATTCCCGATTGATAAATACGTCGATTTTGCCCCGTTTCAGGCGCTCTGAAACCGTCTTCCTGATCTCATTTTCCAGCCCCATCAGCCCTCGTGGCGCTTTAACGGACACATCACAGTGGCGGTGATTGACTGATTTGATTTCAATAACATAAGTCACATCGCCGCAGAGTGCCTGCCCTTTTCCGTATCCTGTCATGCTGTTCAACATCATGTTCTCCACTTCATGCTCAGGCAAATAACTCTGCATCGGAAAATAGCGGCGCGACGGCATCTTTAGCCGCAAGGAGTGGCCCGTCCGCAACCTTTGGCCAGTCAATCTGTAAGGTCGGGTCATTCCACGCAATGCTTCGTTCATATTCCGGCGCGTAGTAATCGGTCGT
Coding sequences within it:
- the thrC gene encoding threonine synthase, giving the protein MRYISTRGGVSGISFKDAVMMGLADDGGLLLPQSIPRLTPGDIDALGMLDYPELALQIISRYVSDIPAADLKDLIDRSYATFDHPEITPTVNKDGIYILELFHGPTLAFKDVALQFLGNLFEYLLKERGERMNIIGATSGDTGSAAIYGVRSKENINIFILHPHGKVSPVQELQMTTVADDNVFNFAMDGTFDDCQSIVKQIFGDLEFKKKYALGAVNSINWARVLAQIVYYFSAYAQVRAQTNCQAVTFSIPTGNFGDIFAGFIAKRMGLPIRTLILATNENDILTRFVNAGDYSISSVHQTLSPSMDIQLASNLERYLYYLFDEDPRRVREAMATFQAEGRLQFDSATVARIGADLRSASGSSAATVTTIKNFYTATGYTLDPHTAVGVYAGQLLADSDIPLICLATAHPAKFGAAVREAIGRDPELPAAIAALDPAQKRCKKIPADIAVVKIFIAENAC
- a CDS encoding RidA family protein — encoded protein: MEKKIITTDTAPAAIGPYSQAVKAGPMVFFSGQIPLRADGSLVDGDIAGQTEQVMKNLGAVLSAAGLDYAAVVKTTIYLTDLADFSVVNDIYGKYFKHAPPARACVQVCALPKGVDIEIEGIACCE
- a CDS encoding bifunctional (p)ppGpp synthetase/guanosine-3',5'-bis(diphosphate) 3'-pyrophosphohydrolase codes for the protein MTRLEDILEIVAGYIPGTDLALIRKAGLFCVQIHEGQQRLSGDQFYTHPYEVALILTHLRLDIPSIAAALLHDVLENTAVTKKYIADEFTPEVAELVDGVTKLGKMSFRPGEERQAESFRKMLLAMARDLRVILVKLADRLHNMRTLGFLPEEQQLAIVRETRDIYVPLANRLGISWIKSELEDLTFRYLHPVAFAELEAKVARHRGEREDYLTDVQKLIQGKLVEHDIHGEVSGRFKHLSSIYNKITRQGVDLHEIYDLIAFRVLVDNVRDCYAVLGTIHATWKPIPGRFKDYIAMPKANLYQSLHTSVIGPHGERMEVQIRTHEMHRIAEEGIAAHWKYKEGQGSLPTVGRDERRFNWLRQLLEWQKELKDAGESMTSAKVDLFPEEVYVFTPNGDVFDLPRGSTAVDFAFRVHSDVGLRCNGARINGKMVPLKTVLNHGDTVEVLTSPKQRPSKDWLTFVQSSKARNRIRQWLKAEQREESLELGRELLDKAFRKHGYNLNKLIASGKLDGALKEFGLPNVDDLIATVGYGKLTSLQVVGAVIPQNEIKKPVKQGKIGQVLDKIRKKPSSAIRIQGIDNILVRFAKCCNPLPGDPIVGFITRGHGVSIHASECPHTLDIDPVRRVDVEWDGRKKELHVVGIRVFCNDQKGLLANISAALTKNEVNIVSAHVSASGDGQASCLFDIEIVDLEHLQKVITTLRKVKGVKDIERTRQRQETS
- the rpoZ gene encoding DNA-directed RNA polymerase subunit omega, whose amino-acid sequence is MARVTVEDCLEQIPNRFLLVMVATKRSKQLYKGGASLIENKAENKNIVLALREIAAGRVEYEIPNRK
- the gmk gene encoding guanylate kinase; translation: MEREGIIFVVSAPSGTGKTTLCKELIDFFPDLRQSVSFTTRAMRPAEKAGRDYHFISASSFSMMVDKGEFAEWAEVHGHYYGTALATLDGCRQNGCDVLLDIDFQGAEQLRRNYSHAVFIFIVPPDMAELERRLRLRGTESDEVINNRLENARSELQAGDWYDYLVTNDDFDSALSKLKAIVIAEACKRSRIPFSVAELVGLSV
- a CDS encoding YicC family protein, translating into MLNSMTGYGKGQALCGDVTYVIEIKSVNHRHCDVSVKAPRGLMGLENEIRKTVSERLKRGKIDVFINREFAESNSIIPQLNSALAASYVRIFEELRHQLGLSGDVPLELIAAQRDVIVTTEADISLADVREGLFSALDSALAAIKMMRANEGQATCLDMEVRLHTVDALVSQLSERSSMVPIEWRDKLMARLEKLRTDFDYDPQRVAQELAIFADRSDISEELARLNSHLQQFRDLLQGTDPVGRQMDFLVQEMNREVNTSGSKSNDIELSRIVVALKSELEKIREQVQNIE